A stretch of the Streptococcus oralis genome encodes the following:
- a CDS encoding PFL family protein, with protein sequence MDIRQVTETIAMIEEQNFDIRTITMGISLLDCIDPDINRAAEKIYQKITTKAANLVAVGDEIAAELGIPIVNKRVSVTPISLIGAATDATDYLVLAKALDKAAKEIGVDFIGGFSALVQKGYQKGDEILINSIPRALAETDKVCSSVNIGSTKSGINMTAVADMGRIIKETAAMSDMGAAKLVVFANAVEDNPFMAGAFHGVGEADVIINVGVSGPGVVKRALEKVRGESFDVVAETVKKTAFKITRIGQLVGQMASERLGVDFGIVDLSLAPTPAVGDSVARVLEEMGLETVGTHGTTAALALLNDQVKKGGVMACNQVGGLSGAFIPVSEDEGMIAAVQDGSLNLEKLEAMTAICSVGLDMIAIPEDTPAETIAAMIADESAIGVINMKTTAVRIIPKGKEGDMIEFGGLLGTAPVMKVNGASSVDFISRGGQIPAPIHSFKN encoded by the coding sequence ATGGATATTAGACAAGTTACAGAAACCATTGCCATGATCGAGGAGCAGAACTTCGATATCAGAACCATCACCATGGGGATTTCCCTTTTGGACTGTATTGATCCAGATATCAATCGTGCTGCTGAAAAGATTTACCAAAAAATCACCACTAAAGCTGCAAATCTAGTGGCTGTAGGAGATGAAATTGCTGCAGAACTTGGGATTCCTATTGTTAATAAACGGGTATCGGTGACTCCGATTTCATTGATTGGTGCTGCGACTGATGCGACAGACTATCTTGTTTTGGCAAAGGCACTTGACAAGGCTGCCAAGGAGATTGGTGTTGACTTTATCGGTGGATTCTCTGCCTTGGTACAAAAAGGCTACCAAAAAGGAGATGAAATTCTCATCAATTCTATCCCGCGCGCTCTAGCTGAGACAGACAAGGTTTGTTCGTCTGTTAACATTGGCTCGACCAAGTCAGGTATCAACATGACTGCGGTCGCTGATATGGGACGTATCATCAAGGAAACAGCTGCGATGTCAGATATGGGTGCGGCCAAGTTGGTCGTATTTGCTAATGCTGTTGAGGACAATCCTTTTATGGCAGGGGCTTTCCATGGTGTTGGCGAAGCAGATGTTATCATCAATGTCGGGGTTTCGGGTCCTGGTGTGGTCAAGCGTGCCTTGGAAAAGGTTCGTGGAGAGAGCTTTGATGTAGTAGCGGAAACAGTCAAGAAAACAGCATTCAAGATTACTCGTATCGGTCAGCTGGTTGGACAAATGGCGAGTGAACGCCTTGGTGTTGACTTTGGAATTGTCGACCTAAGCTTGGCACCTACTCCTGCAGTTGGTGATTCTGTGGCTCGTGTCCTTGAGGAAATGGGCCTAGAAACAGTTGGTACGCATGGGACAACGGCTGCCCTCGCTCTTTTGAATGACCAAGTTAAGAAGGGCGGAGTGATGGCTTGTAACCAAGTCGGTGGCTTGTCAGGTGCTTTTATCCCCGTTTCTGAAGATGAGGGGATGATTGCTGCGGTGCAAGATGGCTCTCTGAATTTAGAGAAACTAGAAGCCATGACTGCTATCTGTTCAGTTGGACTGGATATGATTGCCATTCCGGAAGATACGCCTGCTGAAACCATTGCAGCTATGATTGCGGATGAGTCGGCAATCGGTGTTATTAACATGAAAACGACAGCTGTTCGTATTATTCCAAAGGGCAAAGAAGGCGATATGATTGAGTTTGGTGGCTTGCTAGGGACAGCTCCAGTGATGAAAGTCAACGGGGCTTCGTCTGTTGATTTCATCTCTCGCGGTGGGCAAATCCCAGCTCCAATCCATAGTTTTAAAAATTGA
- a CDS encoding ACT domain-containing protein, which produces MKAIITVVGKDKAGIVAGVSTKIAELGLNIDDISQTVLDEYFTMMAVVSSDEKQDFTYLRNEFETFGQTLNVKINIQSAAIFDAMYNI; this is translated from the coding sequence ATGAAGGCTATTATTACAGTGGTTGGTAAGGACAAGGCTGGGATCGTTGCAGGCGTGTCTACTAAGATTGCAGAGTTGGGTTTGAATATTGACGATATTTCTCAGACGGTGTTGGATGAATACTTTACTATGATGGCGGTCGTTTCTAGTGACGAAAAACAGGATTTCACTTATCTGCGAAATGAGTTTGAAACTTTCGGTCAGACCTTGAATGTCAAAATCAATATTCAAAGTGCGGCGATTTTTGACGCTATGTATAATATCTAG
- the rplQ gene encoding 50S ribosomal protein L17 — protein sequence MAYRKLGRTSSQRKAMLRDLTTDLLINESIVTTEARAKEIRKTVEKMITLGKRGDLHARRQAAAFVRNEIASENYDEATDKYTSTTALQKLFSEIAPRYAERNGGYTRILKTEPRRGDAAPMAIIELV from the coding sequence ATGGCTTACCGTAAACTAGGACGCACTAGCTCACAACGTAAAGCAATGCTTCGCGATTTGACAACTGACCTTTTGATCAACGAATCAATCGTTACAACTGAAGCTCGTGCTAAAGAAATCCGTAAAACTGTTGAAAAAATGATTACTCTAGGTAAACGTGGTGATTTGCATGCACGTCGTCAAGCAGCTGCTTTCGTACGTAATGAAATCGCATCTGAAAACTATGATGAAGCAACTGATAAGTACACTTCAACTACAGCACTTCAAAAATTGTTCTCAGAAATCGCACCTCGTTATGCTGAACGTAACGGTGGATACACTCGTATCCTTAAAACTGAACCACGTCGTGGTGATGCTGCGCCAATGGCGATCATCGAATTAGTATAA
- a CDS encoding DNA-directed RNA polymerase subunit alpha, with amino-acid sequence MIEFEKPNITKIDENKDYGKFVIEPLERGYGTTLGNSLRRVLLASLPGAAVTSINIEGVLHEFDTVPGVREDVMQIILNIKGIAVKSYVEDEKIIELDVEGPAEITAGDILTDSDIEIVNPDHYLFTIGEGSSLKATMTVNSGRGYVPADENKKDNAPVGTLAVDSIYTPVTKVNYQVEPARVGSNDGFDKLTLEILTNGTIIPEDALGLSARILTEHLDLFTNLTEIAKSTEVMKEADTESDDRILDRTIEELDLSVRSYNCLKRAGINTVHDLTEKSEAEMMKVRNLGRKSLEEVKLKLIDLGLGLKDK; translated from the coding sequence ATGATTGAGTTTGAAAAACCAAATATAACAAAAATTGATGAAAATAAAGATTATGGCAAGTTTGTAATCGAACCACTTGAACGTGGCTACGGTACAACTCTTGGTAACTCTCTTCGTCGTGTACTACTAGCTTCTCTACCAGGAGCAGCAGTGACATCTATCAACATTGAAGGTGTCTTGCATGAGTTTGACACAGTTCCAGGTGTTCGTGAAGACGTGATGCAAATCATTCTGAACATTAAAGGGATTGCAGTGAAATCATACGTTGAAGACGAAAAAATCATTGAACTTGACGTTGAAGGTCCTGCTGAAATTACAGCTGGAGACATTTTGACTGATAGTGATATTGAAATTGTAAATCCAGATCATTATCTCTTTACAATCGGTGAAGGTTCTTCTCTAAAAGCGACAATGACTGTTAACAGTGGTCGTGGATATGTACCTGCTGATGAAAACAAAAAAGATAATGCACCAGTTGGAACACTTGCTGTAGATTCTATTTATACACCAGTTACAAAAGTCAACTATCAAGTAGAGCCTGCTCGTGTAGGTAGCAATGATGGATTTGACAAATTAACCCTTGAAATCTTGACTAATGGAACAATTATTCCAGAAGATGCTTTAGGGCTTTCAGCACGTATCTTGACAGAACATCTTGATTTGTTTACAAATCTTACTGAGATTGCTAAGTCAACTGAAGTGATGAAAGAAGCTGATACTGAATCTGACGATCGTATTTTGGATCGTACGATTGAGGAACTGGACTTGTCTGTGCGTTCATACAACTGTTTGAAACGTGCCGGTATCAATACTGTGCATGATTTGACAGAAAAATCTGAAGCAGAGATGATGAAAGTACGAAATCTTGGACGCAAGAGTTTGGAAGAAGTGAAACTCAAACTCATTGACTTGGGTCTTGGATTAAAAGATAAATAA
- the rpsK gene encoding 30S ribosomal protein S11, with the protein MAKPTRKRRVKKNIESGIAHIHATFNNTIVMITDVHGNAIAWSSAGALGFKGSRKSTPFAAQMASEAAAKSAQEHGLKSVEVTVKGPGSGRESAIRALAAAGLEVTAIRDVTPVPHNGARPPKRRRV; encoded by the coding sequence TTGGCTAAACCAACACGTAAACGTCGTGTGAAAAAGAATATCGAATCTGGTATTGCTCATATTCACGCTACATTTAATAACACTATTGTTATGATTACTGATGTGCATGGTAATGCAATTGCTTGGTCATCAGCTGGTGCTCTTGGTTTCAAAGGTTCTCGTAAATCTACACCATTCGCTGCTCAAATGGCTTCTGAAGCTGCTGCTAAATCTGCACAAGAACACGGTCTTAAATCAGTTGAAGTTACTGTAAAAGGTCCAGGTTCTGGTCGTGAGTCAGCTATTCGTGCGCTTGCTGCCGCTGGTCTTGAAGTAACAGCAATTCGTGATGTGACTCCAGTGCCACACAATGGTGCTCGTCCTCCAAAACGTCGCCGTGTATAA
- the rpsM gene encoding 30S ribosomal protein S13, with the protein MARIAGVDIPNDKRVVISLTYVYGIGLATSKKILAAAGISEDVRVRDLTSDQEDAIRREVDAIKVEGDLRREVNLNIKRLMEIGSYRGIRHRRGLPVRGQNTKNNARTRKGKAVAIAGKKK; encoded by the coding sequence ATGGCTCGTATTGCTGGAGTTGACATTCCAAATGACAAACGCGTAGTAATCTCATTGACTTATGTTTATGGTATCGGACTTGCAACATCTAAGAAAATTTTGGCTGCTGCTGGAATCTCAGAAGATGTTCGTGTACGTGACCTTACATCAGACCAAGAAGATGCTATCCGTCGTGAAGTGGATGCAATCAAAGTTGAAGGTGACCTTCGTCGTGAAGTAAACTTGAACATCAAACGTTTGATGGAAATCGGTTCATACCGTGGTATTCGTCACCGTCGTGGACTTCCTGTCCGTGGACAAAACACTAAAAACAACGCTCGCACTCGTAAAGGTAAAGCTGTTGCGATTGCTGGTAAGAAAAAATAA
- the rpmJ gene encoding 50S ribosomal protein L36, translated as MKVRPSVKPICEYCKVIRRNGRVMVICPANPKHKQRQG; from the coding sequence ATGAAAGTAAGACCATCGGTCAAACCAATTTGCGAATACTGTAAAGTAATTCGTCGTAATGGTCGTGTTATGGTAATTTGCCCAGCAAATCCAAAACACAAACAACGTCAAGGATAA
- the infA gene encoding translation initiation factor IF-1, with amino-acid sequence MAKDDVIEVEGKVVDTMPNAMFTVELENGHQILATVSGKIRKNYIRILAGDRVTVEMSPYDLTRGRITYRFK; translated from the coding sequence GTGGCAAAAGACGATGTGATTGAAGTTGAAGGCAAAGTAGTCGATACAATGCCTAACGCAATGTTTACGGTTGAACTTGAAAATGGACATCAGATTTTAGCAACAGTTTCTGGTAAAATTCGTAAAAACTATATTCGTATTTTAGCGGGAGATCGTGTTACTGTCGAGATGAGTCCATATGACTTGACACGTGGACGTATCACTTACCGCTTTAAATAA
- a CDS encoding adenylate kinase: protein MNLLIMGLPGAGKGTQAAKIVEQFHVAHISTGDMFRAAMANQTEMGVLAKSYIDKGELVPDEVTNGIVKERLSQDDIKETGFLLDGYPRTIEQAHALDKTLAELGIELEGVINIEVNPDCLLERLSGRIIHRETGETFHKVFNPPVDYKEEDYYQREDDKPETVKRRLDVNIAQGEPIIAHYRAKGLVHDIEGNQDINDVFKDIEKVLTNLK, encoded by the coding sequence ATGAATCTTTTGATTATGGGCTTACCTGGAGCAGGTAAGGGAACGCAAGCAGCTAAAATTGTGGAGCAATTCCACGTGGCACACATTTCAACTGGAGATATGTTCCGTGCTGCTATGGCAAATCAAACTGAAATGGGTGTACTTGCGAAGTCATATATTGACAAAGGTGAGTTGGTTCCAGATGAAGTTACAAATGGAATCGTTAAAGAACGCCTTTCACAGGACGACATCAAGGAAACAGGTTTCTTGTTGGATGGTTACCCACGTACGATTGAACAAGCCCATGCCTTGGACAAAACATTGGCGGAACTTGGTATCGAACTAGAAGGCGTGATCAATATCGAAGTGAATCCAGATTGTCTCTTGGAACGTTTGAGTGGTCGTATCATCCACCGCGAAACAGGTGAAACCTTCCATAAAGTTTTCAACCCACCAGTTGACTATAAAGAGGAAGATTACTACCAACGTGAAGATGATAAACCTGAGACAGTGAAGCGTCGTTTGGATGTGAATATCGCCCAAGGTGAACCAATCATTGCTCACTACCGTGCCAAAGGTTTGGTCCACGATATCGAAGGAAATCAAGATATCAATGATGTGTTCAAAGACATCGAAAAAGTATTGACAAATTTGAAATAA
- the secY gene encoding preprotein translocase subunit SecY codes for MFFKLLKEALKVKQVRSKILFTIFIILVFRIGTSITVPGVNAKSLEALSGLSFLNMLSLVSGNAMKNFSVFALGVSPYITASIVVQLLQMDILPKFVEWGKQGEVGRRKLNQATRYIALVLAFVQSIGITAGFNTLSGAKLLTTALTPQVFVTIGIILTAGSMIVTWLGEQITDKGYGNGVSMIIFAGIVASIPEMIKGIYVDYFVNIPSSRLTSSIIFVVILTIAVLLIVYFTTYVQQAEYKIPIQYTKVAQGAPSSSYLPLKVNPAGVIPVIFASSITAAPAAILQFLSATGHDWAWVRTAQEMLSTTSPTGVAMYALLIILFTFFYTFVQINPEKAAENLQKSGAYIHGVRPGKGTEEFMSKLLRRLATVGSIFLGVISILPIVAKDVFGLSEAVAFGGTSLLIIISTGIEGIKQLEGYLLKRKYVGFMDKTE; via the coding sequence ATGTTTTTTAAATTACTAAAAGAAGCGCTCAAGGTTAAACAAGTTCGATCAAAAATTCTCTTTACGATTTTTATCATTCTTGTTTTCCGTATTGGGACAAGTATCACTGTTCCAGGTGTGAATGCAAAAAGTTTGGAAGCTCTCAGTGGTTTATCTTTCTTGAACATGCTTAGTCTTGTTTCAGGGAATGCCATGAAGAACTTCTCCGTTTTTGCACTCGGAGTAAGTCCGTATATCACTGCTTCAATCGTTGTTCAATTGCTACAAATGGATATTTTACCGAAGTTTGTAGAATGGGGCAAACAAGGGGAAGTAGGACGGAGAAAACTAAATCAGGCTACCCGTTATATTGCACTTGTACTTGCATTTGTTCAATCTATCGGGATTACAGCAGGATTTAATACTCTATCTGGAGCGAAATTATTAACGACAGCTTTAACTCCACAAGTTTTTGTTACTATTGGTATTATCCTCACAGCAGGTAGTATGATTGTAACTTGGCTCGGGGAACAAATTACAGATAAGGGATACGGAAATGGTGTTTCTATGATTATCTTTGCAGGTATTGTTGCTTCAATTCCTGAGATGATTAAGGGTATCTATGTTGACTACTTCGTCAATATTCCAAGTAGCCGTTTGACTTCATCTATTATCTTTGTCGTTATTTTGACTATCGCTGTCTTGTTGATTGTTTACTTTACAACCTATGTTCAACAGGCAGAATATAAAATTCCAATCCAATATACAAAAGTTGCTCAAGGAGCCCCATCAAGCTCATACCTTCCTTTGAAGGTGAACCCAGCGGGGGTTATCCCAGTTATCTTTGCAAGTTCCATTACAGCAGCACCTGCAGCCATTCTTCAATTTCTGAGTGCTACAGGTCATGATTGGGCTTGGGTACGTACAGCACAGGAAATGTTATCTACAACATCTCCGACAGGTGTTGCTATGTATGCCTTGTTAATCATTCTCTTTACATTCTTCTATACATTTGTACAGATCAATCCAGAGAAAGCAGCAGAAAACTTACAAAAGAGTGGAGCCTACATTCATGGTGTCCGTCCTGGTAAGGGAACTGAAGAATTCATGTCGAAACTTCTTCGTCGCCTTGCGACTGTCGGATCGATCTTCCTAGGTGTGATTTCAATCTTGCCGATTGTGGCAAAAGATGTCTTTGGTCTTTCAGAAGCTGTTGCTTTTGGGGGAACTAGTCTTTTGATCATTATCTCAACAGGTATTGAAGGAATCAAACAGCTAGAAGGTTACCTATTGAAACGTAAGTATGTTGGTTTCATGGATAAAACAGAATAA
- the rplO gene encoding 50S ribosomal protein L15, whose translation MKLHELKPAEGSRKVRNRVGRGTSSGNGKTSGRGQKGQKARSGGGVRLGFEGGQTPLFRRLPKRGFTNINAKEYAIVNLDQLNVFEDGAEVTPVVLIEAGIVKAEKSGVKILGNGELTKKLTVKAAKFSKSAEEAITAKGGSVEVI comes from the coding sequence ATGAAACTTCATGAATTGAAACCTGCAGAAGGTTCTCGTAAAGTACGTAACCGTGTTGGTCGTGGTACTTCATCAGGTAACGGTAAAACATCTGGTCGCGGTCAAAAAGGTCAAAAAGCTCGTAGCGGTGGCGGAGTTCGCCTTGGTTTTGAAGGTGGACAAACTCCATTGTTCCGTCGTCTTCCAAAACGTGGATTCACTAACATCAACGCTAAAGAATACGCAATTGTAAACCTTGACCAATTGAACGTCTTTGAAGACGGTGCAGAAGTAACTCCAGTTGTACTTATCGAAGCAGGAATTGTGAAAGCTGAAAAATCAGGAGTTAAAATTCTTGGTAACGGTGAGTTGACTAAGAAATTGACTGTGAAAGCAGCTAAATTCTCTAAATCAGCTGAGGAAGCTATCACTGCTAAAGGTGGTTCTGTAGAAGTCATCTAA
- the rpmD gene encoding 50S ribosomal protein L30 gives MAQIKITLTKSPIGRIPSQRKTVVALGLGKLNSSVIKEDNAAIRGMITAVSHLVTVEEVN, from the coding sequence ATGGCTCAAATTAAAATTACTTTGACTAAGTCTCCAATCGGACGCATTCCATCACAACGTAAAACTGTTGTAGCACTTGGACTTGGCAAATTGAACAGCTCTGTTATCAAAGAAGACAACGCTGCTATTCGTGGTATGATCACTGCAGTATCTCACTTGGTAACAGTTGAAGAAGTAAACTAA
- the rpsE gene encoding 30S ribosomal protein S5, with amino-acid sequence MAFKDNAVELEERVVAVNRVTKVVKGGRRLRFAALVVVGDHNGRVGFGTGKAQEVPEAIRKAVEDAKKNLIEVPMVGTTIPHEVLSEFGGAKVLLKPAVEGSGVAAGGAVRAVVELAGVADITSKSLGSNTPINIVRATVEGLKQLKRAEEVAALRGISVSDLA; translated from the coding sequence ATGGCATTTAAAGACAATGCAGTTGAATTAGAAGAACGCGTAGTTGCTGTCAACCGTGTTACAAAAGTTGTTAAAGGTGGACGTCGTCTTCGTTTCGCAGCTCTTGTTGTTGTTGGTGACCACAACGGTCGCGTAGGATTTGGTACTGGTAAAGCTCAAGAAGTTCCAGAAGCAATCCGCAAAGCAGTAGAAGATGCTAAGAAAAACTTGATTGAGGTTCCTATGGTTGGAACAACAATCCCACACGAAGTTCTTTCAGAATTCGGTGGAGCTAAAGTATTGTTGAAACCTGCTGTAGAAGGTTCTGGAGTTGCCGCTGGTGGTGCAGTTCGTGCCGTTGTGGAATTGGCAGGTGTGGCAGATATTACATCTAAATCACTTGGCTCTAACACTCCAATCAACATTGTTCGCGCAACTGTTGAAGGTTTGAAACAATTGAAACGCGCTGAAGAAGTTGCTGCCCTTCGTGGTATTTCAGTTTCTGATTTGGCATAA
- the rplR gene encoding 50S ribosomal protein L18 has product MISKPDKNKLRQKRHRRVRGKLSGTADRPRLNVFRSNTGIYAQVIDDVAGVTLASASTLDKEVSKGTKTEQAVTVGKLVAERANAKGISEVVFDRGGYLYHGRVKALADAARENGLKF; this is encoded by the coding sequence GTGATTTCTAAACCAGATAAAAACAAACTCCGCCAAAAACGCCACCGTCGCGTTCGCGGAAAACTCTCTGGAACTGCTGATCGCCCACGTTTGAACGTATTCCGTTCTAATACAGGCATCTACGCTCAAGTGATTGATGACGTAGCGGGTGTAACGCTCGCAAGTGCTTCAACTCTTGACAAAGAAGTTTCAAAAGGAACTAAAACTGAACAAGCCGTTACTGTCGGTAAACTCGTTGCAGAACGTGCAAACGCTAAAGGTATTTCAGAAGTGGTGTTCGACCGCGGTGGATATCTATATCACGGACGTGTGAAAGCTTTGGCTGATGCAGCTCGTGAAAACGGATTGAAATTCTAA
- the rplF gene encoding 50S ribosomal protein L6, whose translation MSRIGNKVIVLPAGVEITNNDNVVTVKGPKGELTREFSKDIEIRVEGTEVTLHRPNDSKEMKTIHGTTRALLNNMVIGVSEGFKKELEMRGVGYRAQLQGKKLVLAVGKSHPDEVEAPEGITFELPNPTTIVVSGISKEVVGQTAAYVRSLRSPEPYKGKGIRYVGEFVRRKEGKTGK comes from the coding sequence ATGTCACGTATTGGTAATAAAGTTATCGTGTTGCCTGCTGGTGTTGAAATCACTAACAATGACAACGTTGTAACTGTAAAAGGACCTAAAGGAGAGCTTACTCGTGAGTTCTCAAAAGATATTGAAATTCGTGTGGAAGGTACTGAAGTAACTCTTCACCGTCCAAACGATTCAAAAGAAATGAAAACAATCCATGGAACTACTCGTGCCCTTTTGAACAACATGGTAATTGGTGTATCAGAAGGATTCAAGAAAGAACTTGAAATGCGTGGGGTTGGTTACCGTGCACAACTTCAAGGTAAAAAACTTGTTTTGGCTGTTGGTAAATCTCATCCAGACGAAGTTGAAGCTCCAGAAGGAATTACTTTTGAACTTCCAAACCCAACAACAATCGTTGTTAGCGGAATTTCAAAAGAAGTAGTTGGTCAAACAGCTGCTTACGTACGTAGCCTTCGTTCACCAGAACCATATAAAGGTAAAGGTATCCGTTACGTTGGTGAATTCGTTCGCCGTAAAGAAGGTAAAACAGGTAAATAA
- the rpsH gene encoding 30S ribosomal protein S8 — protein MVMTDPIADFLTRIRNANQAKHEVLEVPASNIKKGIAEILKREGFVKNVEIIEDDKQGIIRVFLKYGPNGEKVITNLKRVSKPGLRVYKKREDLPKVLNGLGIAILSTSEGLLTDKEARQKNVGGEVIAYVW, from the coding sequence ATGGTTATGACTGACCCAATCGCAGACTTCCTAACTCGTATTCGTAACGCTAACCAAGCGAAACACGAAGTACTTGAAGTACCTGCATCAAACATCAAAAAAGGGATTGCTGAAATCCTTAAACGCGAAGGTTTTGTTAAGAACGTAGAAATCATCGAAGATGACAAACAAGGCATCATCCGTGTATTCCTTAAGTACGGACCAAACGGTGAAAAAGTTATCACTAACTTGAAACGTGTTTCTAAACCAGGACTTCGTGTCTACAAAAAACGTGAAGATCTTCCAAAAGTTCTTAACGGACTTGGAATTGCTATCCTTTCAACTTCTGAAGGTTTGCTTACTGATAAAGAAGCTCGCCAAAAGAATGTTGGTGGTGAGGTTATCGCTTACGTTTGGTAA
- a CDS encoding type Z 30S ribosomal protein S14 yields the protein MAKKSMIAKNKRPAKFSTQAYTRCEKCGRPHSVYRKFKLCRVCFRELAYKGQIPGVTKASW from the coding sequence ATGGCTAAAAAATCAATGATTGCTAAGAACAAACGTCCAGCGAAGTTCTCTACTCAAGCTTATACTCGTTGTGAAAAATGTGGTCGTCCACATTCAGTTTACCGCAAATTTAAACTTTGCCGTGTTTGCTTCCGTGAATTAGCTTACAAAGGACAAATTCCTGGTGTAACAAAAGCATCTTGGTAA
- the rplE gene encoding 50S ribosomal protein L5, which yields MANRLKEKYLNEVVPALTEQFNYSSVMAVPKVDKIVLNMGVGEAVSNAKSLEKAAEELALISGQKPLITKAKKSIAGFRLREGVAIGAKVTLRGERMYEFLDKLVSVSLPRVRDFHGVPTKSFDGRGNYTLGVKEQLIFPEINFDDVDKTRGLDIVIVTTANTDEESRALLTGLGMPFAK from the coding sequence ATGGCAAATCGTTTAAAAGAAAAATATCTTAATGAAGTAGTTCCTGCTTTGACAGAACAATTCAACTACTCATCAGTGATGGCTGTGCCTAAAGTAGATAAGATCGTTTTGAACATGGGTGTTGGTGAAGCTGTATCAAACGCTAAAAGTCTTGAAAAAGCTGCTGAAGAATTGGCACTTATCTCAGGTCAAAAACCACTTATCACTAAAGCTAAAAAATCAATCGCCGGCTTCCGTCTTCGTGAAGGTGTAGCGATCGGTGCAAAAGTTACCCTTCGTGGTGAACGTATGTATGAATTCTTGGACAAATTGGTTTCAGTTTCACTTCCACGTGTGCGTGACTTCCACGGTGTTCCAACAAAATCATTTGATGGACGCGGAAACTACACTCTTGGTGTGAAAGAACAATTGATCTTCCCAGAAATTAACTTTGATGACGTTGACAAAACTCGTGGTCTTGACATCGTTATCGTAACAACTGCTAACACTGACGAAGAGTCACGTGCATTGCTTACAGGCCTTGGAATGCCTTTTGCAAAATAA
- the rplX gene encoding 50S ribosomal protein L24 → MFVKKGDKVRVIAGKDKGTEAVVLTALPKVNKVIVEGVNIVKKHQRPTNELPQGGIIEKEAAIHVSNVQVLDKNGVAGRVGYKFVDGKKVRYNKKSGEVLD, encoded by the coding sequence ATGTTTGTAAAAAAAGGCGACAAAGTTCGCGTAATCGCTGGTAAAGATAAGGGAACAGAAGCTGTTGTCCTTACTGCCCTTCCAAAAGTAAACAAAGTTATCGTTGAAGGTGTTAACATCGTTAAGAAACACCAACGTCCAACTAACGAGCTTCCTCAAGGTGGTATCATCGAGAAAGAAGCAGCTATCCACGTATCAAACGTTCAAGTATTGGATAAAAATGGTGTAGCTGGTCGTGTTGGTTACAAATTTGTAGACGGTAAAAAAGTTCGCTACAACAAAAAATCAGGCGAAGTGCTTGATTAA
- the rplN gene encoding 50S ribosomal protein L14: MIQTETRLKVADNSGAREILTIKVLGGSGRKFANIGDVIVASVKQATPGGAVKKGDVVKAVIVRTKSGARRADGSYIKFDENAAVIIREDKTPRGTRIFGPVARELREGGFMKIVSLAPEVL; the protein is encoded by the coding sequence ATGATTCAAACAGAAACTCGTTTGAAAGTCGCAGACAACAGCGGTGCGCGCGAAATCTTGACTATCAAAGTTCTTGGTGGTTCAGGACGTAAATTTGCAAACATCGGTGATGTTATCGTGGCATCTGTAAAACAAGCTACTCCTGGTGGTGCGGTTAAAAAAGGTGACGTTGTAAAAGCTGTTATCGTTCGTACTAAATCAGGTGCTCGTCGTGCTGATGGTTCATACATCAAATTTGACGAAAATGCAGCAGTTATCATCCGTGAAGACAAAACTCCTCGCGGAACACGTATCTTTGGCCCAGTTGCACGTGAATTGCGTGAAGGTGGCTTCATGAAGATCGTGTCACTTGCTCCAGAAGTACTTTAA